A single region of the Palaeococcus ferrophilus DSM 13482 genome encodes:
- a CDS encoding respiratory chain complex I subunit 1 family protein translates to MSYEPIVSGIALPLIGLFLGLVYKGIDRRVSARMTSRIGPPIRQPFWDVGKLLLKETVQPENAVGWIYNAMPLIAFASSLTLLLYIPFGVLNAPLEGYGDLIIILYLLTLQGLSMAVGGFASGSPFSSVGAQREMVLMMSYEMPLAAVIVGFAMIYKSFSLGAIASTPVWTTVGPLAALGVLLLFIALLVVTPAELAKLPFDIAEAETEIAEGMLAEYSGRNLALFYLSDAVRGFAMASLEVVLFFPFTLSSIVNLGLSGAAYYTVEALWFLFKVLVIYLAVVTLVRTSFGRFRIEQASKIFWVYVNIVALVGLILVWMGV, encoded by the coding sequence ATGAGCTACGAGCCTATCGTATCGGGTATAGCACTCCCACTCATCGGCCTCTTCCTCGGATTAGTGTACAAGGGTATAGACAGGCGCGTTTCAGCGAGAATGACATCGAGGATAGGGCCTCCGATAAGGCAGCCCTTCTGGGACGTGGGCAAGCTGCTCCTCAAGGAGACAGTACAGCCAGAGAACGCCGTTGGCTGGATATACAACGCCATGCCGCTGATAGCGTTCGCCTCCTCACTTACGCTACTCCTATACATCCCCTTTGGAGTCTTAAATGCACCGCTCGAGGGCTACGGGGACCTCATAATAATCCTCTACCTCCTGACGCTCCAGGGACTCTCAATGGCGGTGGGAGGTTTCGCCTCCGGCAGCCCCTTCTCCTCCGTGGGGGCACAGAGGGAAATGGTGCTCATGATGAGCTACGAGATGCCGCTGGCGGCGGTGATAGTGGGCTTCGCCATGATTTACAAGAGCTTCTCCCTTGGAGCGATAGCCTCAACGCCGGTCTGGACGACGGTGGGCCCGCTCGCGGCCCTCGGGGTGCTCCTCCTATTCATAGCGCTCCTCGTCGTGACTCCAGCGGAACTTGCCAAGCTCCCCTTCGACATAGCAGAGGCTGAGACGGAGATAGCAGAAGGCATGCTGGCAGAATACAGCGGCAGGAACCTGGCCCTGTTCTACCTCTCGGATGCCGTCAGGGGCTTCGCGATGGCATCTCTGGAGGTGGTGCTGTTCTTCCCGTTCACTCTCTCAAGTATCGTAAATCTCGGGCTTAGCGGAGCGGCGTACTACACCGTCGAGGCCCTCTGGTTCCTCTTCAAGGTGCTCGTGATATACCTCGCGGTGGTTACCCTCGTCAGGACTTCCTTCGGACGTTTCAGAATAGAGCAGGCCTCCAAGATATTCTGGGTCTACGTCAACATAGTGGCCCTCGTGGGACTGATACTCGTGTGGATGGGGGTGTGA
- a CDS encoding OB-fold nucleic acid binding domain-containing protein — protein sequence MGVLTKDEILERIRRSKKLSPREINAKIRELMEEHGISDHAAALMLAEELGISMGEGGALMSIGELAPGMRDVNIVGRVTRKFSPRVYTKRDGSQGKVASLIIHDGTGKARVVLWDAQVDKYINEVSVGDAVKIIDPQVREGPNGIELHVNFRSRLIVNPDDPRVAELPELSSVRSYSYTRKPIGELMDGDRFVEVRGTIAKLYRVAVYDACPQCRRKVDYDSSTDTWICPEHGVVEPKTMVILDFGIDDGTGYIRSTLFGDQAVELIGIDAETIKERVREAINSGLTAREAGKKVAEEEVYPVIGKEIILRGNVIEDRFLGLLLKASSWDEVDYVREIERARKALRESMEGL from the coding sequence ATGGGTGTGCTTACAAAAGATGAGATCCTCGAAAGAATCCGGCGGAGCAAAAAGCTCAGCCCACGGGAAATAAATGCTAAAATCCGCGAACTCATGGAGGAACACGGCATTTCTGACCACGCGGCCGCTTTGATGCTTGCCGAGGAGCTCGGGATTTCTATGGGTGAGGGCGGAGCGCTCATGAGCATAGGGGAGCTTGCCCCCGGTATGAGGGATGTCAACATCGTTGGACGCGTTACGAGAAAGTTCTCTCCGAGGGTTTACACGAAGAGGGACGGAAGCCAGGGGAAGGTCGCGAGCCTCATAATCCACGACGGCACGGGAAAGGCGAGGGTGGTTCTCTGGGATGCACAGGTTGACAAGTACATAAACGAGGTCAGCGTGGGGGACGCGGTCAAGATAATCGACCCCCAGGTGAGAGAAGGCCCCAACGGCATTGAACTGCACGTAAACTTCAGGAGCAGGCTCATAGTGAACCCCGACGACCCGAGGGTGGCGGAGCTTCCGGAGCTCTCGAGCGTTAGGAGCTACTCCTACACGAGGAAGCCGATAGGGGAGCTCATGGACGGCGACAGGTTCGTCGAGGTCAGGGGGACTATTGCAAAGCTCTACCGCGTGGCGGTGTACGACGCGTGCCCCCAGTGCAGGAGGAAGGTGGACTACGACTCATCCACCGATACGTGGATATGCCCCGAGCACGGTGTGGTGGAGCCGAAGACCATGGTAATCCTCGACTTCGGCATAGATGATGGAACCGGCTACATCCGCTCAACGCTCTTTGGAGACCAGGCTGTGGAGCTCATAGGCATTGACGCCGAGACCATCAAGGAGAGGGTTCGCGAGGCAATAAACTCCGGACTAACAGCGAGGGAAGCCGGCAAGAAGGTGGCCGAGGAGGAGGTCTACCCCGTAATAGGCAAGGAGATAATCCTGAGGGGCAACGTCATAGAGGACCGCTTCCTAGGGCTGCTCCTCAAAGCTTCATCATGGGACGAGGTTGACTACGTGAGGGAGATTGAGAGGGCGAGGAAGGCCCTCCGCGAATCAATGGAGGGATTGTGA
- a CDS encoding NADH-quinone oxidoreductase subunit B family protein: protein MGKLNSFKRSLWVFHASGGSCNACDIEIVAVLTPRYDAERFGIKLVGSPRHADVLLVTGAIPRDFADKLRRIYEQMPDPKAVVVVGSCGTSGGTFYDSYNIAGPIDEIIPVDVYIPGCPPRPEAIIDGVVKAWLKLEKLEKELEKKHGGGEE, encoded by the coding sequence ATGGGAAAATTAAACAGCTTTAAGCGCTCCCTTTGGGTTTTCCATGCATCCGGTGGGAGCTGCAACGCCTGCGACATTGAGATAGTCGCCGTGCTCACGCCCAGGTACGATGCAGAACGCTTTGGAATCAAGCTCGTCGGTTCTCCGAGGCACGCGGATGTGCTCCTCGTTACTGGGGCCATTCCGAGGGACTTCGCGGACAAACTGAGGAGGATATACGAGCAGATGCCTGATCCAAAGGCGGTGGTCGTTGTTGGGAGCTGCGGAACTAGCGGGGGAACGTTCTACGACTCCTACAACATAGCCGGGCCCATAGACGAGATAATCCCCGTGGACGTTTACATCCCGGGCTGCCCGCCGAGGCCAGAGGCGATAATAGACGGCGTTGTGAAGGCGTGGCTCAAGCTTGAGAAGCTGGAGAAAGAACTCGAAAAGAAGCACGGGGGTGGGGAGGAGTGA
- a CDS encoding hydrogenase large subunit, which yields MSEGKNYYYVPVGPIHPALKEPIRVEAKVQGEKIVEVDVKRGFAHRGIEYMGMKRNAIQTLYLSERICGICSISHPYAFVITAEKALGMEAPPRAQYIRTIIAELERIHSHILWLGVVAHEIGFDPLLFWTWKGREKVLDVLELITGNRVNYAMYMIGGVRRDIKESHKKALLDMIDYYRKFNEHMKEVFLSDPAYKARTRGVAQLSKELALKLNVCGPVARAAGIRMDVRQDMPYDAYADIGVRAVVPQDIAGEARGDAYDITMVRLYEIDQSLDIIEYCLKEMPEGKLLAIPNYVALLSKIRRSEGEVIGAHEAPRGEVIHYIKFGEKRDGPLVWKVIAPSYNNINSWGPLLLGAEVADIPVVVAYIDPCMCCNDRLALVRREDGTVIDPSELHRKAVEKTERIKRDLGVKE from the coding sequence ATGAGTGAGGGCAAAAACTATTACTACGTCCCAGTTGGGCCAATCCATCCAGCTCTAAAGGAGCCAATAAGGGTGGAGGCGAAGGTTCAGGGCGAGAAGATAGTCGAGGTTGACGTCAAGAGGGGCTTCGCCCACAGGGGAATAGAGTACATGGGCATGAAGAGGAACGCCATCCAGACCCTCTACCTCTCGGAGAGGATATGCGGGATCTGCTCGATTTCGCACCCCTACGCCTTTGTGATAACTGCCGAGAAGGCGCTCGGAATGGAGGCCCCGCCGAGGGCCCAGTACATCAGGACGATAATAGCCGAGCTCGAGAGGATACACTCCCACATACTCTGGCTGGGTGTCGTCGCCCACGAGATAGGCTTCGACCCGCTCCTCTTCTGGACGTGGAAGGGGAGGGAGAAAGTCCTCGACGTCCTCGAGCTCATAACGGGTAACAGGGTAAACTACGCCATGTACATGATAGGAGGGGTGAGAAGGGACATAAAGGAGAGCCACAAGAAGGCGCTCCTGGATATGATAGACTACTACCGCAAGTTCAACGAGCACATGAAGGAGGTCTTCCTCTCGGACCCGGCCTACAAAGCGAGGACGCGCGGCGTTGCCCAGCTCTCGAAGGAGCTCGCGCTCAAGCTCAACGTGTGCGGCCCCGTAGCAAGGGCAGCAGGCATAAGAATGGACGTGAGGCAGGACATGCCCTACGATGCATACGCGGACATAGGGGTGAGGGCTGTCGTTCCTCAGGACATAGCTGGAGAGGCGAGGGGAGATGCATACGACATTACCATGGTGAGGCTCTACGAGATAGACCAGAGCCTCGACATAATCGAGTACTGCCTCAAGGAAATGCCGGAGGGCAAGCTCCTGGCCATACCGAACTACGTGGCGCTTCTCTCAAAGATAAGAAGGAGCGAGGGGGAGGTGATAGGGGCGCACGAGGCACCGCGCGGTGAGGTCATCCACTACATCAAGTTCGGGGAGAAGAGGGACGGCCCCCTCGTCTGGAAGGTCATCGCGCCGAGCTACAACAACATCAACAGCTGGGGACCGCTCCTCCTCGGTGCGGAGGTGGCGGACATACCGGTTGTGGTTGCCTACATAGACCCGTGCATGTGCTGCAACGACAGGCTCGCACTCGTGAGGAGGGAAGATGGAACGGTCATAGACCCCTCGGAACTCCACAGAAAGGCGGTTGAAAAAACGGAGAGGATTAAGCGCGATTTGGGGGTGAAAGAATGA
- a CDS encoding cation:proton antiporter: MFMWTMVLLMLSATLTLIRMLVGPTIPDRVVALDAMTTTTAGAMVLYGVITKQVVFIDVALVYAVLSYIATLYIARYLVKKRVGVACECEEGGA, translated from the coding sequence ATGTTCATGTGGACCATGGTATTGCTGATGCTATCGGCGACCCTGACGCTGATAAGGATGCTGGTAGGCCCAACCATACCGGACAGGGTGGTCGCGCTCGATGCCATGACCACTACAACCGCCGGGGCAATGGTTCTCTACGGCGTCATAACCAAGCAGGTCGTTTTCATTGACGTGGCCCTGGTCTACGCGGTTCTCAGCTACATAGCGACGCTCTACATAGCCCGCTACCTTGTGAAGAAGAGGGTTGGTGTAGCGTGCGAGTGCGAGGAGGGAGGCGCATGA
- a CDS encoding sodium:proton antiporter has product MNVLWVNFPFIVVAGLLILGFYTLGFKRNLIKIVIGVEILEGAVNLFLVASGYVKGAYAPIYTMAPNEALNNMVLPTPQALTLTSIVIGVAVSALMLAFAVNIYRHYGTLDVTKIRRLRA; this is encoded by the coding sequence ATGAACGTCCTCTGGGTCAACTTCCCGTTCATAGTCGTGGCAGGTCTCCTCATACTCGGCTTCTACACGCTGGGCTTCAAGAGGAACCTCATAAAGATAGTCATAGGCGTTGAAATCCTCGAAGGTGCCGTCAACCTATTCCTCGTGGCGAGCGGGTATGTGAAAGGCGCCTACGCCCCGATATACACCATGGCCCCCAACGAGGCCTTGAACAACATGGTTCTACCAACGCCACAGGCCCTAACGCTCACCAGCATCGTCATAGGCGTCGCGGTCTCGGCCCTCATGCTGGCCTTCGCGGTGAACATCTACCGCCACTACGGAACCCTCGACGTCACCAAGATAAGGAGGCTGAGAGCATGA
- a CDS encoding 4Fe-4S dicluster domain-containing protein, whose translation MPTKAMFLMIKQLLEKPFTNPFPVKHAPSNVTSLIEKVQKGEAKINPPVPIPENFRGKIKYDSERCIGCRLCITVCPADAIEWLPELKKVRYYASRCMYCALCVDVCPGKKFPGEEKAVKALTLSDEFLLANYDKYDDSLIEEPPEAREARKAKGT comes from the coding sequence ATGCCGACCAAAGCTATGTTCCTCATGATAAAACAGCTCCTTGAGAAGCCGTTCACCAACCCCTTCCCGGTCAAGCACGCCCCATCAAACGTGACCTCGCTCATAGAGAAGGTGCAAAAGGGCGAGGCTAAGATAAACCCGCCCGTGCCGATTCCTGAGAACTTCAGGGGCAAGATAAAGTACGACTCCGAGAGGTGCATAGGCTGCAGGCTGTGCATAACCGTCTGCCCGGCAGATGCAATAGAATGGCTTCCGGAACTCAAAAAGGTGCGCTACTACGCCTCGCGCTGCATGTACTGCGCTCTCTGCGTTGATGTCTGCCCCGGAAAGAAGTTTCCGGGCGAGGAGAAGGCCGTTAAGGCACTCACACTAAGCGACGAGTTCCTTTTAGCGAACTACGACAAGTACGACGACAGCCTTATAGAGGAGCCGCCCGAGGCAAGGGAGGCCCGCAAAGCGAAGGGGACCTAG
- the scpB gene encoding SMC-Scp complex subunit ScpB: protein MGLIEDKALVEAALFVAGRPLSVKELSKALGIKSLDYLEKLIELVAAEYAERKSAIEIVRVLGDKYVLQLKQEYSQRVMHLMPRPDLRTGELKTLALIAYLQPVEQSKIIKLRGSQAYEHVKHLLGMGLIYAEPYERTKILGTTPKFAELYGFPENDPILIKEAFKKVIHAEYEDLIEKLEKEKKREPEE from the coding sequence ATGGGACTCATCGAGGACAAAGCACTTGTTGAGGCGGCTCTTTTCGTTGCAGGAAGGCCGTTAAGCGTCAAGGAGCTTTCTAAGGCGCTTGGAATAAAATCCCTGGATTACCTTGAGAAGCTCATAGAACTTGTTGCCGCTGAATACGCGGAGAGGAAGAGCGCCATCGAAATAGTACGCGTTCTTGGAGATAAATACGTTCTCCAGCTCAAGCAGGAGTATTCCCAGAGGGTAATGCACCTGATGCCGAGACCCGACCTCAGGACGGGTGAGTTGAAGACGCTAGCACTCATAGCCTACCTCCAGCCGGTAGAGCAGAGCAAAATCATAAAGCTCCGCGGGAGCCAGGCCTACGAGCACGTGAAGCACCTCCTTGGAATGGGTCTAATCTACGCGGAGCCCTACGAGAGGACCAAAATCCTCGGGACAACTCCGAAGTTCGCGGAGCTCTACGGCTTCCCCGAGAACGACCCGATACTGATAAAGGAGGCCTTCAAAAAGGTTATACACGCCGAGTACGAGGACTTAATCGAGAAGCTCGAGAAGGAGAAGAAGAGGGAACCGGAAGAGTGA
- a CDS encoding hydrogenase subunit MbhD domain-containing protein: MNFESFFGIIQVFVAIGLVVSAAAAIRFKNLIAAVLAMAVFSLILSLEFYVLQAPDVAIAEAGVGACLTTAMYLLAIKNTTDEEVIE, translated from the coding sequence ATGAACTTTGAAAGCTTTTTCGGAATAATCCAGGTCTTCGTGGCAATAGGACTCGTGGTGAGTGCGGCTGCCGCAATTCGCTTCAAGAACCTCATTGCGGCCGTGCTTGCGATGGCGGTCTTCAGCCTAATACTCTCCCTTGAGTTCTACGTACTCCAGGCACCGGACGTTGCAATAGCCGAAGCCGGCGTTGGGGCGTGTCTGACGACTGCAATGTACCTGCTGGCGATAAAGAACACGACCGACGAGGAGGTGATAGAATGA
- a CDS encoding MnhB domain-containing protein, whose translation MTTPIIKVTTKILAPLILTFGAYIILHGHLTPGGGFQGGAVFASGLALLIVANNREDVKRLFDKVPLGPLESLGALGFLGVASLGFMGYTFFKNVVANSGFPIFGGRTPIGINPGYLNTGGTLSYMNIAVGTKVLAGLTSIVLMFFLLYRGEEK comes from the coding sequence ATGACAACCCCAATCATAAAGGTCACCACAAAAATCCTCGCTCCGCTCATACTGACGTTCGGAGCGTACATCATCCTCCACGGACACCTGACCCCTGGAGGGGGCTTCCAGGGAGGAGCGGTTTTCGCGAGCGGGCTTGCACTTTTGATAGTAGCCAACAACAGGGAAGACGTTAAGAGACTGTTCGATAAAGTACCGCTTGGTCCCCTCGAGAGCCTTGGAGCACTCGGCTTCCTTGGGGTTGCTTCCCTCGGCTTCATGGGCTACACATTCTTCAAGAACGTGGTAGCCAACAGCGGGTTCCCCATCTTCGGTGGAAGGACTCCAATAGGCATCAACCCCGGCTACCTCAACACCGGTGGAACCCTCTCCTACATGAACATAGCCGTGGGAACCAAGGTTCTGGCTGGACTGACCAGCATAGTTCTCATGTTCTTCCTGCTCTACAGGGGGGAGGAGAAATGA
- the mbhE gene encoding hydrogen gas-evolving membrane-bound hydrogenase subunit E, which translates to MRKGLALFAFVTFAIILLAVAVSLRPFGSPPHSEMDTYFIQHAQEEASANNVVTSIVFDYRGFDTLGEATVLFTAVSGVLMALRRKGVSS; encoded by the coding sequence ATGAGGAAGGGACTTGCCCTATTCGCCTTTGTAACGTTCGCCATAATCCTCCTCGCGGTTGCGGTAAGCCTGCGCCCCTTCGGAAGTCCACCCCACAGCGAGATGGACACCTACTTCATCCAGCACGCGCAGGAGGAAGCCTCTGCCAACAACGTTGTGACGAGCATAGTCTTCGACTACAGGGGTTTCGATACCCTCGGCGAGGCAACGGTTCTCTTCACGGCCGTCTCGGGCGTCCTGATGGCCCTCCGCAGGAAGGGGGTGAGCTCATGA
- a CDS encoding Na+/H+ antiporter subunit E has translation MGFTTSFVWSLLVYLILTAGSGSLVAWSPGELVAGVVIATVIGYATRNIMDERLEYFFNPKRWLLFIIYAIGPFFFAMARANFDVAYRVITGKIRPGIVKISPELTRDESRVLLANSITLTPGTFTLEIDDEGSLYVHWINVPEGKEKPTPEELCGYLPKWARRIGE, from the coding sequence ATGGGGTTTACCACATCTTTCGTATGGTCGCTGCTGGTGTACCTCATCCTGACCGCAGGCTCCGGTTCGCTCGTGGCATGGAGTCCCGGAGAGCTGGTGGCAGGAGTGGTCATTGCCACCGTAATAGGCTATGCAACGAGAAACATAATGGATGAGCGCCTCGAATACTTCTTCAATCCAAAGAGATGGCTGCTGTTCATCATTTATGCCATAGGGCCGTTCTTCTTCGCCATGGCCAGGGCCAACTTTGACGTGGCATACCGTGTCATTACGGGCAAGATACGGCCTGGAATCGTGAAAATCTCGCCAGAACTCACGAGGGACGAGAGCAGGGTTCTTCTGGCCAACTCGATAACCCTCACTCCGGGAACGTTCACCCTCGAGATAGACGACGAGGGCAGCCTCTACGTGCACTGGATAAACGTGCCCGAGGGCAAGGAGAAGCCCACGCCCGAAGAACTGTGTGGATACCTTCCAAAATGGGCAAGGAGGATTGGGGAATGA
- a CDS encoding NADH-quinone oxidoreductase subunit C, whose protein sequence is MSAEEVLGKLQEALGEAILEHEIREYTMGVKKKRSYREVWLTIKPEAFRKAVEEVFAIDYPHLHFITGEDRGGDVVKMIYSFGVFHAHPWGEISVVLKFDLPKDNLVLPTITDLMMGAETNEREIREMLGVEFEGLKNKRHLFLPDDWPEGKYPWRRDEHGVEDMVKYTHRSVDEVRGGKDE, encoded by the coding sequence ATGAGCGCGGAGGAAGTCCTCGGAAAGCTTCAGGAGGCCCTCGGTGAGGCGATATTGGAGCACGAGATAAGGGAGTACACGATGGGTGTGAAGAAGAAGCGCTCCTACCGGGAGGTTTGGCTCACGATAAAGCCCGAAGCTTTCAGGAAGGCCGTTGAGGAGGTATTCGCCATAGACTACCCGCACCTGCACTTCATAACCGGTGAGGACAGGGGAGGAGACGTTGTGAAGATGATATACTCCTTCGGGGTCTTCCACGCCCACCCGTGGGGAGAAATCAGCGTTGTTCTCAAGTTCGATCTGCCCAAGGATAACCTCGTCCTCCCGACGATAACGGACCTCATGATGGGGGCGGAGACGAACGAGCGCGAAATCCGGGAGATGCTGGGAGTGGAGTTCGAGGGACTGAAGAACAAGAGGCACCTCTTCCTGCCGGACGACTGGCCCGAGGGCAAGTACCCCTGGAGGAGGGACGAGCACGGCGTTGAGGACATGGTGAAATACACCCACAGGAGCGTTGACGAGGTCAGGGGTGGTAAAGATGAGTGA
- the mnhG gene encoding monovalent cation/H(+) antiporter subunit G — MIEWLLGIFLAIGVFFNLLASVGILRFPDVYTRIHASTKCTTFGTIFIVLAAITYSIYNWRLDGNIRWIVLAIHSALVVIFLVLTNPVGAHAIGRAARKSDIRPYGAVIDELEGYYEL; from the coding sequence ATGATTGAATGGCTGCTCGGAATTTTCCTGGCTATTGGAGTGTTCTTCAACCTCCTCGCCAGCGTGGGAATCCTCCGCTTCCCCGACGTTTACACGAGAATCCACGCCTCAACCAAGTGCACCACCTTCGGGACGATATTCATCGTGCTTGCGGCGATAACATACTCAATCTACAACTGGAGGCTCGACGGAAACATAAGATGGATAGTCCTAGCGATTCACTCCGCCCTCGTAGTCATCTTCCTCGTGCTCACGAATCCCGTTGGGGCGCACGCCATAGGTAGGGCCGCAAGGAAATCCGACATAAGGCCCTACGGGGCTGTTATAGATGAGCTGGAGGGATACTATGAACTTTGA
- a CDS encoding OB-fold nucleic acid binding domain-containing protein, with protein MKKRLPATRLYIKDVLEGYYIKGEGDFEPNYLITRDARKVYRAKIVGTVVREPTIAEDETYGKFQVDDGTGVIWVLGFRDDARFVKLVKKGDLVQIIGKIAEWRDDKQILVEGVFPVPPDAWTLHRFEILRERIEHIKKARVALEIYNTYGITAKAKVIAKNRGVSEELLQTIDELYAIMMERQGEAMLEEEVGEEIGEELGEEKETLEEAKKAVLNLLRQKGDTPVSLKYIIKKLQKEFEPDVIEEAVHELLAEGEIFEPEVGYYQIL; from the coding sequence ATGAAGAAGCGCTTACCCGCTACCCGGCTCTACATTAAGGACGTGCTCGAGGGATACTACATCAAAGGGGAGGGCGACTTCGAGCCCAACTACCTCATAACCAGGGACGCAAGGAAGGTCTACCGCGCCAAGATAGTGGGCACCGTGGTGAGGGAGCCCACCATAGCGGAGGACGAGACCTACGGCAAGTTCCAGGTTGACGACGGAACGGGGGTCATATGGGTTCTCGGGTTCAGGGATGACGCGCGCTTCGTCAAACTCGTCAAGAAGGGAGACCTAGTCCAGATAATAGGAAAGATAGCCGAGTGGCGCGACGACAAGCAGATACTCGTTGAGGGCGTGTTCCCTGTTCCGCCCGATGCCTGGACGCTCCACCGCTTTGAAATCCTCCGCGAGAGAATCGAGCACATCAAGAAGGCAAGGGTTGCGCTCGAAATCTACAACACCTACGGAATAACGGCCAAGGCCAAGGTCATAGCCAAGAACCGCGGGGTGAGCGAGGAACTCCTCCAGACGATAGACGAGCTCTACGCGATAATGATGGAGCGCCAGGGAGAAGCCATGCTGGAGGAAGAGGTCGGAGAGGAAATCGGCGAAGAGCTCGGTGAAGAGAAAGAGACCCTCGAGGAGGCCAAGAAAGCCGTCCTGAACCTGCTGCGCCAGAAGGGAGACACACCCGTGTCCCTTAAGTACATAATCAAGAAGCTCCAGAAGGAGTTCGAGCCGGACGTTATAGAAGAGGCTGTCCACGAGCTCCTCGCCGAGGGTGAAATCTTTGAGCCGGAGGTAGGATACTACCAGATTCTCTGA
- a CDS encoding proton-conducting transporter transmembrane domain-containing protein, with the protein MMEHLPALMIAVPLFGAFTTPLLKKKPKAAAVWATLVALTTVGLALLLTREVLSSGPILYVFGAEKAGLTLPSGYKVPIRIIFEVDAMGVFMAISATLMTFIGALYSYSHVEKESGLEKYYALMLLLEVGILGMVLTGDLFNLFVFLEIAGIAGSALVGFRNYRGEASEAGIKYLLVSAVASLMVLFSIGILYTQYDHLNIAYLARHVQFNTVDMIAFGLLFTSFAVKCGAVPMHYWVPDAYSEVPAGINPPLLVSTYASLYALFRVSFTLFANISWTLERVGWVMSILGVLTMFIGVTMALVQHDVKRLMSYHAISQTGYMLLGVGVGLTVLHDPSRFEAFGRAAMAGGIFHIMNHIIYKGLLLMTAGALFYVTGTRDLDKMGGLARRMPYTTIAFIFGAAAISGLPPFNGFASKLLIYETSYQLHPLLAVFAMVTSILTLASFVKVFASAFLGPEVKEYREAKEVPKPMVVAMLILAALCLLFGLFPNVVLDKLVYPAVDALYRFTAYTGWLP; encoded by the coding sequence ATGATGGAGCACTTACCGGCTTTGATGATAGCCGTCCCCCTCTTCGGGGCCTTCACAACACCACTGCTCAAGAAGAAGCCGAAAGCGGCCGCGGTATGGGCAACCCTCGTGGCACTCACCACCGTTGGCCTCGCACTGCTCCTCACGAGGGAAGTGCTCTCCTCGGGGCCAATCCTCTACGTCTTCGGTGCGGAGAAAGCTGGCTTAACCCTTCCATCCGGCTACAAAGTGCCCATCAGGATAATCTTTGAGGTTGATGCCATGGGCGTCTTCATGGCGATATCAGCAACGCTGATGACCTTTATCGGGGCGCTCTACTCCTACAGCCACGTGGAGAAGGAGAGCGGCCTTGAGAAGTACTACGCGCTGATGCTCCTCCTGGAGGTAGGCATACTCGGCATGGTGCTCACCGGAGACCTCTTTAACCTCTTCGTGTTCCTTGAGATAGCGGGAATAGCCGGCTCTGCACTGGTCGGATTCCGCAACTACCGCGGAGAGGCCAGCGAAGCGGGAATAAAGTACCTCCTCGTGAGTGCAGTTGCCTCCCTCATGGTGCTCTTTTCCATAGGCATCCTGTACACACAGTACGACCACCTCAACATAGCCTATCTGGCGAGGCACGTGCAGTTCAACACGGTGGACATGATAGCCTTTGGACTGCTCTTTACGTCCTTCGCGGTCAAGTGCGGTGCGGTTCCGATGCACTACTGGGTTCCCGATGCCTACAGCGAGGTTCCAGCGGGCATAAACCCGCCCCTGCTGGTATCCACCTACGCGAGCCTCTACGCTCTCTTCAGGGTGAGCTTCACGCTCTTCGCAAACATCTCCTGGACGCTTGAGAGGGTCGGCTGGGTCATGAGCATACTCGGCGTTCTGACGATGTTCATAGGCGTCACCATGGCGCTGGTGCAGCACGACGTGAAGAGGCTCATGAGCTACCACGCCATCTCCCAGACCGGTTACATGCTCCTCGGCGTTGGGGTTGGTCTCACCGTCCTCCACGACCCGAGCAGGTTCGAGGCCTTTGGAAGGGCCGCGATGGCCGGTGGAATATTCCACATAATGAACCACATTATCTACAAAGGTCTGCTCCTCATGACGGCGGGAGCGCTCTTCTACGTAACCGGGACGAGGGACCTCGACAAAATGGGCGGCCTGGCAAGGAGAATGCCCTACACCACGATAGCCTTCATCTTTGGAGCGGCCGCGATATCAGGTCTGCCACCCTTCAACGGATTTGCAAGCAAGCTGCTAATCTACGAGACATCCTACCAACTCCACCCGCTTTTAGCGGTCTTCGCGATGGTGACGAGCATACTGACGCTGGCTTCCTTCGTCAAGGTGTTTGCATCCGCTTTCCTCGGACCGGAGGTCAAGGAGTACAGGGAGGCCAAGGAGGTTCCAAAGCCGATGGTGGTGGCTATGTTAATCCTGGCGGCGCTGTGTCTCCTCTTCGGTCTGTTCCCGAACGTGGTTCTCGATAAGCTGGTCTATCCGGCGGTGGATGCGCTCTATCGCTTTACCGCCTACACGGGGTGGTTACCATGA